Proteins encoded by one window of Blautia argi:
- a CDS encoding LicD family protein: protein MLYKEYEPEVLKKLQRAEVEILKDFDELCQKHGIDYFVCGGTAIGGVRHQGFIPWDDDIDLGMTREHYEHFLEVAEQEYGEKYKIVNADTNPDFPVTLTKWYRTGTVFRNEEMINLDLHIGIAIDIFCFDNVADELPKFRRQAMRAWTWGKLMVLRQVGNPTIYVDGWKAKITLLVAKLAHWGLKVLHFSPQFLYKKAMKAAMQYKDVHTKRVAYLFDPTPYTSVIDKRDIYPTVRRKFETIELNFPCHVEKYLERRYGSNYMELPPEDKRHNHAPEELDFGREFADI, encoded by the coding sequence ATGTTATATAAAGAATACGAGCCTGAAGTATTGAAAAAGCTTCAAAGGGCAGAAGTAGAGATACTGAAGGATTTTGATGAATTGTGCCAGAAGCATGGCATTGACTATTTTGTATGCGGCGGTACTGCCATCGGCGGTGTCCGTCATCAGGGTTTTATTCCCTGGGACGATGATATCGATCTGGGTATGACAAGAGAGCATTACGAACATTTTCTGGAAGTAGCGGAGCAGGAATACGGAGAAAAGTATAAAATTGTAAATGCAGATACGAATCCTGACTTTCCGGTAACCTTAACAAAATGGTACAGAACCGGTACCGTTTTCAGAAATGAAGAAATGATAAATCTGGATCTTCACATTGGAATTGCCATTGATATTTTCTGCTTTGATAATGTAGCAGACGAGCTTCCCAAGTTCAGACGTCAGGCAATGAGAGCATGGACCTGGGGAAAGCTGATGGTTCTGCGTCAGGTGGGGAATCCCACTATTTATGTGGATGGGTGGAAAGCAAAGATTACGCTTCTGGTGGCAAAGCTGGCACACTGGGGCTTAAAGGTGCTGCACTTTTCACCGCAGTTTTTGTACAAAAAGGCAATGAAGGCGGCCATGCAGTACAAAGATGTACATACGAAAAGGGTGGCGTATCTCTTTGATCCTACCCCGTATACCAGCGTTATTGACAAAAGGGATATTTATCCCACAGTACGGCGCAAATTTGAAACCATTGAATTGAATTTTCCATGCCATGTGGAAAAATATCTGGAAAGACGCTATGGAAGCAATTATATGGAATTGCCGCCAGAGGATAAACGTCATAACCATGCGCCTGAAGAGCTGGACTTTGGCAGGGAGTTTGCAGATATATGA
- a CDS encoding NAD-dependent epimerase/dehydratase family protein, translating into MRLYSSRVYVQDLEEAVYRVKELEQLKGKTVFLTGASGLIGSYLVDMLLTANRILDLQVRIYAAGRSRERLRERFKGAETESLVYVEQDVEKPVNQGFAVDYVIHAASNAYPAAFLQDPVGTVMGNIAGTKNLLDYARTHGAKRFLFVSSGEVYGQGASDVEAYTEEYSGYVDYLSVRSCYPAGKRTAETLCCAYTSQYGLDTVIVRPSHIYGPNTTKQDNRATVQFMENVMDGKDIALNSAGNQMRSYTYVADCGAAILTVLLQGKTGQAYNIANRNSRVTIAGFARETARQTGHQVVFQNPDKVQLAQRTPVARQVLDSSKLEGLGFAPVFDIEAGISHTLQVMQEMR; encoded by the coding sequence ATGAGATTGTACAGCAGCAGGGTGTATGTACAGGATTTAGAGGAAGCTGTTTACAGGGTTAAGGAACTGGAGCAACTAAAGGGAAAAACTGTATTTCTTACAGGAGCATCAGGACTTATCGGCTCTTATCTGGTGGATATGCTTCTAACCGCAAACCGTATTTTAGATTTACAGGTGAGAATTTATGCGGCAGGCCGCAGCAGGGAAAGACTGAGAGAACGGTTTAAAGGAGCAGAAACAGAATCCCTTGTTTATGTGGAGCAAGATGTGGAAAAGCCTGTAAATCAGGGCTTTGCAGTGGACTATGTAATTCATGCAGCCAGCAATGCCTATCCGGCTGCTTTTTTGCAGGATCCGGTGGGGACTGTTATGGGAAATATTGCAGGTACGAAAAATTTGCTGGACTATGCCAGAACCCATGGAGCAAAACGTTTTTTATTTGTTTCCTCAGGAGAGGTATACGGACAGGGGGCTTCTGATGTGGAAGCTTACACAGAAGAATACAGCGGTTATGTGGATTATCTGTCTGTGCGTTCCTGTTATCCTGCTGGGAAAAGAACAGCCGAAACTCTGTGCTGTGCGTATACCAGTCAATATGGACTGGATACCGTGATTGTCCGTCCAAGTCACATATATGGACCAAATACTACAAAACAGGACAACAGGGCAACTGTACAGTTTATGGAAAATGTCATGGATGGAAAAGACATTGCTTTAAACAGTGCGGGGAATCAGATGCGATCGTATACCTATGTGGCGGACTGCGGAGCAGCAATTCTCACAGTCTTGCTGCAGGGAAAAACAGGACAGGCTTATAACATTGCCAACCGAAATTCCAGAGTTACCATTGCAGGATTTGCCAGGGAAACCGCAAGGCAGACCGGGCATCAGGTGGTTTTTCAGAATCCGGATAAGGTGCAGCTTGCCCAGAGAACCCCTGTTGCAAGACAGGTACTGGACAGCAGTAAACTGGAGGGGCTGGGATTTGCCCCTGTCTTTGATATTGAAGCCGGAATTTCCCATACGCTGCAGGTGATGCAGGAAATGAGATAG
- a CDS encoding IspD/TarI family cytidylyltransferase — MANVALIIAGGSGARMHQSIPKQFLSVNERPVIIYTLEAFQKHADIDAIAVVCISGWEQVLWAYARQFNITKLKYVIPGGENGQGSIRNGVFELEKHFGEEDIVLIHDSIRPMVSADIISDCIVKTKQYGCAIATIPCAEAMLQTEDGMCSTGSYPRDNLKRTQTPQGFPLGKICDLHRRALEQGITNSVASCTLMIEMGQQVHFSLGSEKNIKLTTVEDLDIFKALLLAKRADWLKD, encoded by the coding sequence ATGGCGAATGTGGCATTGATTATTGCAGGCGGTTCAGGAGCCCGTATGCACCAGAGTATACCAAAGCAGTTTTTGTCCGTAAACGAGCGTCCGGTCATTATTTATACACTGGAGGCTTTTCAGAAGCATGCAGATATTGACGCAATTGCAGTGGTCTGTATCAGCGGCTGGGAGCAGGTATTGTGGGCTTATGCCAGACAGTTTAATATTACAAAGCTGAAATATGTGATTCCGGGAGGGGAGAATGGACAAGGTTCTATCCGAAACGGTGTCTTTGAGTTGGAAAAGCATTTTGGAGAGGAAGATATTGTATTGATCCACGATTCCATACGCCCTATGGTTTCTGCTGATATTATTTCCGACTGTATTGTAAAAACAAAGCAGTACGGCTGTGCCATTGCCACAATCCCCTGTGCTGAGGCTATGCTGCAGACAGAGGACGGCATGTGTTCCACCGGAAGTTATCCCAGAGATAACCTGAAAAGAACGCAAACCCCCCAGGGCTTTCCCCTGGGGAAGATCTGCGATTTACACAGAAGAGCGCTGGAGCAGGGAATCACCAATTCTGTGGCGTCCTGCACACTGATGATAGAAATGGGCCAGCAGGTGCATTTTTCTCTCGGCTCAGAAAAAAATATTAAACTGACCACAGTGGAAGATTTGGATATCTTTAAAGCACTTCTTCTGGCAAAGAGAGCAGATTGGCTGAAGGACTGA
- a CDS encoding stage II sporulation protein P produces the protein MKKRKAEAVITAAIWLSMAVLAVYIVIKGLALDRNTVKQMMYQVQQQAIETYFPGITREYEKKDLKKWILDAMESCLPLFPLEEKETTQQADTATASKIVEENTEFLQAKLLEENQEAGPPELGYENTGGVDAQSSQVEEQVEETAANQIKQPVTDIPLEKFQDFDFVMNSFYTVDKTTSMTKEQLDAPALVQMDMRMKTDNSQPQILIYHSHSQEEFIDSIPGDVSTTIVGVGEYLASLLRDTYGYQVIHVTDTFDIVDGKLDRDKAYTYAQERVSAILEENPSVEVVIDLHRDGVPEGKRLVTNVNGKETAKIMFFNGLSRTKKNGDITYLPNPYIRENLAFSLQMMLETKKYYPDLARTIYLRGYRYNLHLRPKTLLVECGAQTNTVQEEMNAMEPLADVLNKVLTGS, from the coding sequence GTGAAAAAAAGAAAAGCAGAAGCAGTGATAACCGCGGCAATATGGCTGAGTATGGCTGTACTTGCTGTTTATATTGTAATAAAAGGGCTGGCGCTTGACAGAAATACCGTGAAGCAGATGATGTATCAGGTGCAGCAGCAGGCAATAGAAACTTATTTTCCGGGTATTACAAGAGAATATGAAAAAAAAGACTTGAAAAAATGGATTTTAGACGCCATGGAATCCTGCCTGCCGCTGTTTCCTTTGGAGGAGAAGGAAACAACACAGCAGGCAGATACAGCAACTGCTTCTAAAATCGTGGAGGAGAATACAGAATTTTTGCAGGCAAAGCTTTTGGAGGAAAACCAGGAGGCCGGACCTCCGGAGTTGGGATATGAAAATACAGGAGGTGTAGACGCACAGAGCAGCCAGGTAGAGGAGCAAGTGGAGGAAACAGCAGCAAATCAGATAAAGCAGCCGGTGACCGACATTCCACTGGAGAAATTCCAGGATTTTGATTTTGTCATGAACAGCTTCTATACAGTAGACAAAACCACCAGTATGACAAAGGAGCAGCTAGATGCCCCAGCGCTGGTACAGATGGATATGAGAATGAAGACAGACAACAGTCAGCCTCAGATACTCATTTACCACAGTCATTCCCAGGAGGAATTTATTGATTCCATTCCCGGAGATGTATCAACCACCATTGTAGGTGTGGGGGAATATCTGGCATCTCTTTTGAGGGATACATACGGCTATCAGGTCATTCATGTGACAGATACTTTTGATATTGTAGATGGAAAACTGGACAGGGATAAGGCCTATACTTATGCCCAGGAAAGGGTGAGCGCAATTCTGGAGGAAAACCCCAGCGTAGAGGTGGTTATTGACCTGCACAGGGACGGTGTACCGGAGGGAAAGCGCCTGGTTACAAATGTCAATGGAAAGGAAACTGCCAAAATTATGTTCTTTAATGGTCTTAGCAGGACAAAAAAGAATGGGGATATTACCTATCTCCCAAACCCTTATATCAGAGAAAACCTTGCGTTTTCCCTGCAGATGATGTTGGAAACAAAGAAATATTACCCGGATTTAGCAAGAACGATTTATCTGAGGGGATACCGTTACAACCTCCATCTGCGTCCCAAAACTCTTTTGGTAGAATGCGGCGCCCAGACCAATACGGTGCAGGAGGAGATGAATGCAATGGAACCTCTTGCTGATGTTTTAAATAAAGTTTTGACGGGAAGTTAA
- the gpr gene encoding GPR endopeptidase, whose translation MVLGRIRTDLALETKEKFEEERAEVRGVAVKEEYNEEKDIRTTTVTIETENGAKTMGRPQGVYITLEAPNLSVPDEGYHREISKELAKHMRSLLPPKKNLSILVVGLGNREITPDALGPDVVSNLHITRHIIREYGAEGAGEEAVHSISGLVPGVMAQTGMETLEIVQGVAEETKPDVIVAIDALAARSIKRLNRTIQITDTGISPGSGVGNHRNGLNQETLGKKVIGIGVPTVVDGATIVRDSMAHLLDTLEEEEKKEFLEEMIAPSLHNMFMTPKDVDDTIKRLSFTISEGLNMAFSKAEE comes from the coding sequence ATGGTATTGGGAAGAATCCGCACAGACCTGGCACTGGAAACAAAAGAAAAATTTGAAGAGGAGCGGGCAGAAGTCAGAGGTGTGGCAGTAAAAGAGGAGTACAATGAGGAAAAGGATATCCGAACCACTACAGTGACCATTGAAACAGAAAATGGGGCAAAAACTATGGGAAGACCACAGGGAGTTTACATTACGCTGGAAGCCCCGAATCTGTCTGTACCGGACGAGGGTTACCACAGAGAAATTTCAAAGGAGCTGGCAAAGCATATGCGAAGCCTGCTTCCCCCAAAAAAGAATTTAAGCATTCTGGTGGTGGGACTTGGAAATCGGGAGATTACTCCGGATGCCCTGGGACCTGACGTGGTTTCCAACCTGCATATTACCAGACATATCATCAGGGAATACGGAGCCGAGGGAGCAGGAGAGGAAGCTGTACACAGCATAAGCGGTCTGGTTCCGGGAGTTATGGCGCAGACAGGAATGGAAACTCTGGAGATTGTTCAAGGGGTGGCAGAGGAAACAAAGCCAGACGTGATTGTTGCTATAGATGCCCTGGCTGCCAGAAGCATTAAGAGATTGAATCGTACCATACAGATTACAGATACTGGCATCAGCCCGGGCTCCGGCGTAGGAAATCACAGAAATGGTCTGAACCAGGAAACTCTGGGGAAAAAGGTGATTGGAATCGGAGTGCCCACAGTTGTGGACGGCGCAACCATTGTAAGAGATTCTATGGCACATCTTTTGGACACTCTGGAAGAAGAGGAAAAAAAGGAATTTCTGGAGGAAATGATTGCTCCCTCTCTGCACAATATGTTTATGACGCCCAAAGATGTAGATGACACCATAAAGCGTCTTTCCTTTACGATTTCAGAAGGTTTGAATATGGCGTTTTCAAAAGCAGAGGAATAA
- the rpsT gene encoding 30S ribosomal protein S20 has product MANIKSAKKRVLVNRKKAERNKSIKSAVKTSIKKVEVAIEAKDKEAATVALQNAISTIDKAATKGVYHKNTAARKVSRLSKAVNTLA; this is encoded by the coding sequence TTGGCTAACATTAAATCTGCAAAAAAAAGAGTATTAGTAAACAGAAAAAAAGCTGAAAGAAATAAATCTATCAAATCAGCAGTTAAGACTTCTATCAAAAAAGTAGAAGTTGCTATTGAAGCAAAAGACAAAGAAGCAGCTACTGTAGCATTACAGAATGCAATCTCTACTATTGATAAAGCAGCTACTAAAGGTGTTTATCACAAAAACACAGCTGCAAGAAAAGTTTCCCGCTTATCTAAAGCAGTAAACACTCTTGCATAA
- the holA gene encoding DNA polymerase III subunit delta codes for MKSLQEDIKNQDFKKVYLLCGEEDYLKQQYKRKLKQALLPDEDTMNFAYFEGKKTEPGEVISLADTLPFFAERRVLLLENTGFFKGQCQELPEYLAGLPDYLCMIFVEQEIDKRSRMYKAVKKYGRVVEFGTQDTNTLMRWVLGMMKKEGKQITQRDMELFLQKTGTDMGNIERELEKLLCYTMGRNVITAADIAAVCTTQITNHIFDMLRAVTDKNQKKALDLYYDLLALKEPPMRILFLLARQFHLILQVKELAKEGYDQSQIAKKAGLQPFVVRNYLAYARKYREEELRNAVEECVNTETKVKTGYMTDSMSVELLLVKFSSK; via the coding sequence ATGAAAAGCTTACAGGAAGATATAAAAAATCAGGATTTTAAGAAGGTGTACCTGCTCTGCGGCGAAGAGGATTATTTAAAACAGCAGTATAAAAGAAAACTAAAGCAGGCGCTTCTGCCGGACGAGGATACCATGAATTTTGCTTATTTTGAAGGAAAGAAGACTGAGCCGGGGGAGGTTATCAGTCTGGCGGATACGCTGCCCTTTTTTGCGGAGCGACGAGTACTTCTTCTGGAAAATACAGGCTTTTTTAAAGGGCAGTGCCAGGAGCTGCCGGAATATCTTGCAGGACTGCCGGATTATTTGTGCATGATTTTTGTGGAACAGGAAATAGATAAGCGAAGCCGTATGTACAAAGCAGTGAAAAAATACGGAAGAGTCGTGGAGTTCGGAACACAGGATACCAACACTTTGATGCGCTGGGTTCTGGGTATGATGAAGAAAGAGGGAAAGCAGATTACCCAGAGGGATATGGAGTTGTTTCTGCAGAAGACAGGCACAGATATGGGAAACATAGAAAGAGAGCTGGAAAAACTCCTGTGTTATACCATGGGAAGAAATGTAATTACAGCAGCAGACATTGCAGCAGTCTGCACCACACAGATCACGAATCATATTTTTGATATGCTGCGGGCAGTGACAGATAAAAACCAGAAAAAAGCCCTGGATTTATACTATGATTTATTGGCATTAAAAGAGCCGCCTATGCGGATTCTGTTTCTTCTTGCCAGACAGTTTCATCTGATTTTGCAGGTAAAGGAGCTGGCAAAGGAAGGCTATGACCAGAGTCAGATAGCAAAGAAGGCAGGATTGCAGCCCTTTGTGGTGAGAAATTATCTGGCATATGCCCGTAAATACAGAGAAGAGGAGCTGCGAAATGCTGTGGAGGAATGTGTGAACACAGAAACAAAGGTAAAGACCGGATATATGACAGACAGTATGAGTGTGGAGCTTTTGCTGGTAAAATTCAGCAGTAAATAA
- a CDS encoding DNA internalization-related competence protein ComEC/Rec2, producing the protein MNKRPLCMAAVCWAVLLWLLGQAGISFFTYAPPVLPLQASASGARVTGIVYRVDCYSYSTNLYLKKTNLILNSKKYPIDRIKVTVKNEKTPEKIKPGCEVLVKGDLQEIPLPSNPGQFHERAYYYPRKIKWYQEASGVEVTEPEKDKFLCVQAKLKERLKKGIYSTVSEKKAGILEAMLLGDKGNIGTENKFLFQLMGCSHILAVSGTHLSVIGGLLFGFLRKIRIPYKTAGGMTVLSMGFYGSLTGNGAAILRAVIMFAVSVGAFWTKRTYDFLSAAALSAILLLLESPLYLYDSSFLLSFGAILGLGSVFPVLFSEKAGEKRGESRKEKLCRGIAAGLQLGISVWLVLLPVVMYFFYEIPVWGIFINLLILPTAGILLTFGLLGCLLGMVFPLFGRIVMLPAAGILEIYLDTGKLAAYIPGALWITGQPKLWKCAGYYVLLSLGLFWKCKKERQKRKCEKDRKRREELVLWGMLTGACLLLLIRLPGSGVIVTFLDVGQGDCACIQTDAHSGYLIDGGSSTVSGVGTYRILPFLKASGIRKIKGIFVSHMDEDHVNGILELLESIEKRKTSLRVERIFLSACRETEEKRRELERVGKAAGCEILYAEKGTCIKDKSVVLECLSPSGKYRGDWESNEASQVWRVQSRGFSILFTGDVQERGEKGLLGETGKCQVLKVAHHGSKNSTPEEFLKEVKPEAAVLSCGEENQYGHPHRELLERLEKYAGQIYNTAEVGAVGMEVGKGKIKIFCYRERES; encoded by the coding sequence ATGAATAAAAGACCATTGTGTATGGCTGCTGTTTGCTGGGCAGTCCTGCTGTGGCTTTTGGGACAGGCGGGGATATCGTTTTTTACTTATGCCCCGCCCGTGCTTCCTTTGCAGGCTTCGGCCTCAGGAGCAAGGGTAACCGGCATTGTTTACCGGGTAGACTGCTATAGCTACAGCACAAATCTATATCTGAAAAAGACAAATCTGATTTTAAATTCTAAAAAATATCCCATAGACAGAATCAAAGTAACTGTGAAAAATGAAAAAACACCAGAGAAGATAAAACCTGGCTGTGAAGTGCTGGTAAAGGGTGATTTGCAGGAAATTCCCCTGCCCTCTAATCCGGGACAGTTTCATGAGCGGGCATATTATTATCCAAGGAAGATCAAGTGGTATCAGGAGGCATCAGGGGTAGAAGTCACAGAGCCGGAAAAGGATAAGTTTTTGTGTGTACAGGCAAAACTGAAGGAAAGGCTGAAAAAAGGAATATACAGTACAGTATCGGAAAAAAAGGCTGGTATTTTGGAAGCCATGCTTTTGGGGGACAAGGGAAATATCGGGACGGAAAACAAATTTCTGTTTCAACTTATGGGTTGTTCCCATATTCTGGCAGTATCGGGAACCCATTTATCTGTAATAGGCGGTTTGCTATTTGGTTTTCTGAGAAAAATAAGAATTCCCTATAAAACGGCAGGGGGCATGACAGTTCTATCCATGGGCTTTTATGGAAGTCTGACCGGAAACGGAGCGGCCATTTTACGGGCTGTAATTATGTTTGCAGTGTCTGTGGGAGCGTTCTGGACAAAACGCACCTATGATTTTTTGTCAGCAGCAGCTCTGTCAGCGATTTTGCTTCTGTTAGAAAGCCCTCTGTATCTTTATGACAGCAGTTTTTTGCTTTCCTTTGGTGCGATTCTGGGATTGGGGTCTGTTTTTCCTGTCCTTTTTTCTGAAAAAGCAGGAGAAAAAAGAGGAGAAAGCAGAAAAGAAAAGCTGTGCAGAGGAATTGCGGCAGGTTTACAGTTGGGAATTTCTGTATGGCTTGTATTGTTGCCTGTTGTCATGTACTTTTTTTATGAAATTCCTGTATGGGGAATTTTTATCAATCTTCTGATTTTACCCACTGCCGGGATTTTGCTCACTTTTGGGCTTTTGGGCTGTTTGCTGGGAATGGTTTTTCCGCTGTTTGGAAGAATAGTGATGCTTCCCGCAGCAGGGATTCTGGAAATATACCTGGATACAGGGAAGTTAGCCGCTTATATTCCAGGGGCTTTGTGGATAACAGGGCAGCCAAAGCTGTGGAAATGTGCAGGATACTATGTGCTGCTGTCCCTGGGACTTTTTTGGAAATGTAAAAAAGAAAGACAAAAGAGAAAGTGCGAAAAAGACAGAAAAAGGAGGGAAGAACTTGTACTGTGGGGTATGCTCACAGGAGCCTGTTTGCTGTTGCTCATCAGGCTTCCCGGTTCAGGGGTAATTGTTACCTTTCTGGACGTGGGGCAGGGGGACTGCGCCTGTATTCAGACAGATGCACACAGCGGATATCTCATAGACGGAGGAAGTAGTACCGTGTCCGGAGTTGGCACGTATCGGATTCTGCCTTTTCTGAAGGCATCGGGAATCAGAAAAATAAAGGGGATTTTTGTATCCCATATGGACGAGGACCATGTAAACGGTATTCTGGAATTACTGGAAAGCATCGAAAAAAGAAAAACCTCTCTGAGGGTGGAACGAATTTTTCTGTCCGCATGCAGGGAAACTGAGGAAAAGAGGAGGGAGCTGGAAAGGGTGGGGAAGGCAGCAGGCTGTGAAATCCTTTATGCAGAAAAGGGAACATGCATAAAGGACAAGTCTGTGGTGCTGGAATGTCTGTCGCCTTCTGGCAAATACCGGGGAGATTGGGAAAGCAATGAGGCATCTCAGGTGTGGAGAGTTCAAAGCAGGGGCTTTTCTATACTGTTTACCGGAGATGTACAAGAGCGGGGAGAAAAGGGGCTTCTGGGAGAAACAGGGAAGTGTCAGGTATTAAAGGTGGCGCATCATGGATCTAAAAATTCTACACCGGAGGAGTTTTTAAAGGAAGTAAAACCAGAAGCTGCTGTTTTGTCCTGCGGAGAGGAAAATCAGTATGGGCACCCACATAGAGAACTACTGGAAAGGCTGGAAAAATATGCCGGACAGATTTATAATACAGCAGAGGTTGGAGCCGTGGGTATGGAAGTGGGAAAAGGGAAAATCAAGATTTTCTGTTACAGGGAAAGGGAATCGTGA
- a CDS encoding GerMN domain-containing protein: MKKRITAALLLLAAGLMVLLAGCKEEEEQKSKTEYHMYYLSPTETTLEETDYEPSKRNTEAMVHEIVNMLQEKPKSEEYLSLFPKEVVIEDCVYEGQTVTLTFNQEYKKMKNTRELLARAGIVKALTQIPGVTYVEFYLGEDPMSDSAGTVIGKMDSASFVENEGENINSYVQSNLNLYFASEDGEKLVKENVSVYYSSNVPIEREVVERLLKGPGSSGLQPTLSPNTKILGVSIVEGICYVNLDKSFLSDTMNVQEKLPIYSIVNSLTDACNVRGVQISVEGETKVTFRESMKLDEIYHADYEMVQDSEEQEENE, from the coding sequence GTGAAAAAAAGAATAACCGCTGCGCTGCTTCTTCTGGCAGCAGGCCTTATGGTTTTACTGGCAGGCTGTAAGGAAGAAGAGGAGCAGAAGAGCAAAACAGAATATCATATGTATTATCTGTCCCCTACGGAAACCACTTTGGAAGAAACAGATTACGAGCCTTCTAAGCGAAATACAGAGGCTATGGTGCATGAAATTGTGAACATGCTGCAGGAAAAACCCAAAAGCGAGGAATATCTTTCTCTGTTCCCAAAAGAAGTTGTTATTGAGGACTGTGTTTACGAAGGACAGACAGTCACCCTTACTTTTAACCAGGAGTATAAAAAGATGAAAAATACCAGAGAACTTCTGGCAAGGGCGGGAATTGTCAAGGCGCTGACACAGATTCCCGGAGTCACTTATGTGGAGTTTTATCTGGGAGAAGATCCTATGTCAGATTCTGCCGGAACCGTTATCGGAAAAATGGATTCTGCGTCCTTTGTGGAAAATGAGGGAGAAAATATCAATTCCTATGTGCAGAGCAATCTGAATCTGTATTTTGCCAGTGAAGACGGAGAAAAACTGGTGAAGGAAAATGTTTCTGTGTATTACAGCAGCAATGTCCCCATTGAGCGAGAGGTGGTAGAGCGGCTTTTAAAAGGACCGGGAAGTTCCGGGCTGCAGCCGACCCTTTCTCCTAATACAAAGATACTGGGAGTTTCTATTGTGGAGGGAATCTGTTATGTCAATCTGGACAAAAGCTTTTTAAGCGATACCATGAATGTACAGGAAAAGCTGCCCATTTACTCCATTGTCAATTCCCTGACAGACGCCTGCAATGTCCGTGGTGTACAGATATCCGTGGAAGGAGAAACAAAGGTGACTTTTCGGGAGAGTATGAAACTGGACGAAATTTACCATGCAGACTATGAGATGGTACAGGACAGTGAGGAGCAGGAGGAAAATGAATAA
- a CDS encoding ComEA family DNA-binding protein, which yields MKKTGFLGMFLVVCCLWITSCSREELVIEQPEGKQAQEAEEAELETESGEQKSAMAEEQNQSSGQKEDDREIWIDVSGAVKTPGVYRLKENARVFEAVQAAGGFSENADTQWLNQAALLVDGEKIQVYTLEETRQLKEQGAIQPGCVSDTTEVSDTESGGGSKVNINTVDAAGLQEIPGIGEVRAKAIVDYREENGLFGNIEAIQEVPGIKGKTFEKIRNYITTE from the coding sequence ATGAAGAAAACGGGTTTTTTAGGAATGTTTCTGGTAGTTTGCTGTCTGTGGATAACTAGCTGCAGCAGGGAAGAACTTGTGATTGAACAGCCCGAAGGAAAACAGGCCCAGGAAGCAGAAGAGGCAGAGTTGGAAACAGAATCCGGAGAACAGAAGTCTGCAATGGCAGAGGAGCAAAACCAGAGCAGCGGGCAGAAAGAAGACGACAGAGAAATCTGGATAGACGTAAGCGGGGCGGTGAAAACGCCAGGAGTTTACAGGCTGAAAGAAAATGCCAGAGTTTTTGAGGCTGTGCAGGCAGCAGGGGGATTTTCTGAGAACGCAGATACCCAGTGGCTGAATCAGGCGGCCTTGCTGGTTGACGGAGAGAAAATTCAAGTATATACTTTGGAGGAAACCAGACAGCTGAAGGAGCAGGGGGCTATACAGCCAGGCTGTGTATCAGACACTACAGAGGTTTCAGATACAGAATCCGGGGGAGGCAGCAAGGTGAATATTAATACTGTTGATGCAGCCGGACTCCAGGAAATTCCGGGTATCGGAGAAGTCAGGGCAAAAGCCATTGTAGATTACAGAGAAGAAAACGGGTTGTTTGGAAATATTGAGGCAATACAGGAGGTTCCCGGTATTAAGGGAAAAACCTTTGAAAAAATACGGAACTATATCACCACAGAATAA
- a CDS encoding DMT family transporter, with product MWGILIALLSGALMSVQGVFNTELTKQTSLWVSTGWVQISAFLICVLAWLFTGRQEVSALARVDHKYLLLGGVIGAFITVTVIQSMSSLGPAKAAMLIVVAQLAVAYVIELLGLFGVEKVSFEWRRLFGMAVAIVGIIIFKWEK from the coding sequence ATGTGGGGAATTTTGATTGCCTTGCTTTCCGGCGCGTTGATGAGTGTGCAGGGGGTTTTTAATACCGAACTTACAAAGCAGACCAGTCTGTGGGTATCTACCGGGTGGGTACAGATTTCGGCTTTTCTGATTTGCGTGCTGGCATGGCTTTTCACCGGAAGGCAGGAGGTGAGCGCGCTGGCGCGGGTAGATCATAAATATTTACTTTTGGGAGGAGTTATCGGTGCGTTTATTACCGTGACCGTGATTCAGAGCATGTCTTCCCTTGGACCGGCCAAGGCAGCCATGCTCATTGTAGTGGCGCAGCTTGCCGTGGCATATGTCATTGAGCTTTTGGGGCTGTTCGGAGTGGAAAAGGTAAGCTTTGAATGGCGCAGACTTTTTGGCATGGCTGTTGCTATTGTGGGAATTATTATTTTTAAGTGGGAAAAATAG